The Halarsenatibacter silvermanii genome includes a region encoding these proteins:
- a CDS encoding acyl-ACP--UDP-N-acetylglucosamine O-acyltransferase produces MAQKGHSEDSGHRSLIDPEAEVAEDVELGEGVIIGPEVVIKEGTFISSGVEIRGDTYIGCNNYIDRGVLMGFQPQHLGYDDERTRLIIGNNNYIGTRATLHRGTEERGMTKIGDGNHLGTCVHIAHDCLLADNIRMEEFTQLGGHVEIGSHSQIGALTGIHQFVRLGSGSQVEPQAKVNQDVPPYLKAGGHPARLKGPGNCPDSEVKLQIARAFELLCRSDLNVSQAAKEIEANLDGAEITEFLTFLDSSDRGICR; encoded by the coding sequence ATGGCACAAAAAGGTCATTCTGAAGATTCCGGCCACCGATCTTTAATCGATCCAGAAGCTGAAGTAGCTGAAGATGTCGAGCTGGGCGAAGGGGTAATTATCGGTCCGGAAGTGGTGATAAAAGAGGGAACATTTATATCATCAGGAGTTGAGATACGCGGCGATACCTATATCGGCTGCAATAATTACATAGACCGAGGGGTGCTGATGGGTTTTCAACCCCAGCATCTCGGCTATGACGATGAAAGGACAAGACTTATTATAGGGAACAATAACTATATCGGCACCAGAGCTACCCTGCATCGCGGGACAGAAGAAAGAGGCATGACCAAAATAGGTGATGGCAATCATCTGGGGACCTGTGTGCATATTGCTCATGATTGCCTGCTGGCCGATAATATAAGAATGGAGGAATTTACCCAGCTGGGCGGCCATGTAGAAATAGGAAGTCACAGTCAGATAGGTGCTCTAACCGGAATTCATCAATTTGTTCGTCTGGGCAGCGGTTCCCAGGTCGAGCCGCAGGCCAAGGTCAATCAGGATGTTCCTCCCTACCTCAAGGCCGGAGGGCATCCTGCCCGTTTGAAAGGGCCGGGAAACTGTCCTGACAGCGAGGTTAAACTTCAGATAGCCAGAGCTTTTGAATTGCTCTGCCGATCTGATCTCAACGTCAGTCAGGCAGCAAAAGAAATAGAAGCAAATCTTGACGGAGCCGAAATAACTGAATTTCTGACATTTCTTGATAGCAGTGATCGGGGAATCTGTCGTTAG
- the galU gene encoding UTP--glucose-1-phosphate uridylyltransferase GalU, whose product MNINKAVIPAAGYGTRFLPASKAIPKEMIPVVDKPTIQYVVEEAVRAGIEEVMLVTGRNKEEIENHFDRDPELEQVLAEKGKNEMLERVKYVSDLITIHTVRQKEQRGLGHAVAHAEAFVGDEYFAVLLGDDIMHSEKPVIGQLIDHARESGKPVIGCQEVSRESIQLYGSVDCEERSKRRAKVSDLIEKPAPEEAPSTLAVLGRYVLPPEIFPIIDETPPGKGGEIQLTDAIKILAERQHVEAFNFRARRYDVGSKQGFLQATVEHALRREDISDEFRSYLKKLLNGEIEQED is encoded by the coding sequence ATGAATATAAATAAGGCTGTAATTCCTGCGGCTGGTTATGGAACCAGATTTTTGCCGGCTTCGAAGGCAATTCCTAAAGAAATGATTCCGGTCGTCGACAAACCCACTATCCAGTATGTGGTTGAAGAAGCCGTTAGAGCAGGTATTGAGGAAGTAATGCTGGTGACCGGGAGAAATAAAGAAGAGATAGAAAATCATTTCGACCGTGATCCTGAACTTGAACAGGTTCTGGCGGAAAAGGGCAAGAATGAAATGCTCGAGCGGGTAAAATATGTCTCCGATCTGATTACAATTCATACCGTGCGGCAAAAAGAGCAGAGAGGTCTGGGGCACGCTGTTGCTCATGCGGAAGCATTTGTCGGAGATGAATATTTTGCCGTGCTGCTGGGCGATGATATTATGCACAGCGAAAAACCTGTCATAGGACAGCTGATCGATCATGCCCGGGAGAGCGGCAAACCCGTTATAGGCTGTCAGGAGGTTTCGCGCGAAAGCATTCAACTTTACGGGTCTGTCGACTGCGAGGAGCGTTCAAAGCGTCGGGCTAAAGTTTCCGACCTGATAGAAAAACCAGCTCCGGAAGAGGCTCCTTCGACTCTGGCAGTACTGGGGAGATATGTGCTGCCACCCGAGATATTTCCAATTATCGATGAAACACCTCCCGGCAAAGGAGGAGAAATTCAGCTGACCGATGCCATCAAAATTCTGGCTGAAAGGCAGCATGTCGAAGCTTTTAACTTTCGGGCCAGACGGTATGATGTTGGCAGCAAGCAGGGTTTTTTGCAGGCTACAGTGGAGCACGCCTTAAGGCGGGAGGATATATCCGATGAATTTCGCAGTTATTTAAAAAAGCTGCTGAACGGGGAAATAGAACAGGAGGATTGA
- a CDS encoding Gfo/Idh/MocA family protein → MSKRKVGVIGVGSMGKNHVRAYAALNQMCELIGVYDINDERKNEIANSYGVKAFDSNQELMKEVDAVNIATPTTTHYEIADRALEEGLHILVEKPITDSLEEAKNLLRKANEKDLRVQVGHIERFNPAIQALPGVLQDKEVLALDVHRLGPYDPRIDDTDVIQDLMIHDMDIVSSLVPGEIKDLSAFGRNVASNSHIDYAVANIRIDGGVIATLTASRATNKKVRQMAITTKNTYIELDYLQRKIKVTRRGGIRSDKSGYQRENELEETYGSEEEPLKSQLAHFLRSIENGTRPLINGSDGMEALKLTKKIQNLVYNKSENCERLNETKDSYSLSG, encoded by the coding sequence ATGTCAAAAAGGAAAGTTGGAGTTATTGGCGTGGGCAGCATGGGGAAAAATCATGTAAGAGCTTATGCTGCTTTGAATCAGATGTGCGAGCTGATCGGGGTTTATGATATCAACGATGAGAGAAAAAATGAGATAGCCAACAGTTATGGTGTCAAAGCTTTTGATTCCAATCAGGAGTTGATGAAAGAGGTGGATGCTGTCAATATTGCCACCCCTACCACCACCCATTACGAAATCGCTGATCGGGCTCTCGAGGAAGGCTTACATATCCTTGTAGAAAAACCGATAACCGATTCGCTGGAAGAAGCGAAGAATTTGCTGCGCAAGGCAAACGAGAAGGATCTCAGAGTACAGGTCGGACATATAGAGAGATTCAATCCTGCCATCCAGGCCCTACCTGGAGTTCTGCAGGATAAAGAAGTTTTAGCTCTCGACGTTCACCGCCTGGGACCTTATGACCCCCGCATAGATGACACAGATGTTATTCAGGATCTTATGATCCACGATATGGATATAGTCAGCTCTTTAGTGCCGGGTGAGATCAAAGATCTTTCCGCTTTCGGCAGGAATGTTGCTTCCAACTCTCATATAGATTATGCCGTGGCCAATATACGGATAGATGGTGGAGTTATCGCTACCCTGACTGCCAGCCGGGCCACGAACAAAAAGGTGCGTCAGATGGCTATAACCACCAAAAACACCTATATAGAACTGGATTATCTGCAGCGCAAAATAAAGGTTACCCGCCGCGGAGGAATAAGATCGGATAAAAGCGGTTACCAGCGCGAAAATGAGCTGGAGGAGACCTACGGCAGCGAAGAGGAACCGCTGAAGTCTCAGCTGGCCCACTTCCTGCGCTCTATCGAGAACGGCACCCGTCCTCTCATCAACGGAAGCGACGGGATGGAAGCGCTCAAACTGACCAAGAAAATCCAGAATCTGGTCTATAATAAGAGCGAAAATTGTGAGAGGCTGAATGAAACCAAAGATTCTTATTCTCTCTCCGGATAA
- a CDS encoding DegT/DnrJ/EryC1/StrS family aminotransferase encodes MIPIASPRLDEAEQEQVLEVIKSGMLAAGEQVENFQEEFADYIGTVHAIAAANGTCALDLAVKSSDLSQGDKVITTPFTFIASANALLYNDLEPVFVDIDPETFNIDPECIKEALDNDPGIAGIMVVHLFGLPADMPRIMEIASEYDLTVIEDAAQAHGAAIDGKKVGCFGDAGIFSFYPTKNMTTGEGGMLVTSDDKIAENARLYANHGRSDHYHHEVLGYNYRMTDLSAAIGREQLNKLPEFNQVRRRNALFLNHRLQDLDWLKVPTAGENFYHVYHQYTVRVPAEKRESIINYLENNEIGCGIYYPEPVYNQPVYKKRGYEEVSLPETEGAVQEVLSLPVHPGVEDEDLEVIASALLSYES; translated from the coding sequence ATGATACCGATTGCCAGTCCCAGGCTGGATGAAGCCGAACAGGAGCAGGTGCTTGAGGTAATTAAGAGCGGCATGCTGGCAGCCGGGGAACAGGTTGAAAATTTTCAGGAGGAGTTTGCCGATTATATCGGCACCGTTCATGCGATAGCTGCTGCCAATGGAACCTGTGCTCTGGACCTGGCCGTAAAGTCCAGCGATTTAAGTCAGGGTGATAAGGTCATAACCACCCCCTTTACTTTTATCGCCAGCGCCAATGCTCTTTTATACAATGATTTGGAGCCGGTCTTTGTAGATATAGACCCCGAGACATTCAATATAGATCCCGAATGCATCAAAGAGGCGCTCGATAACGATCCCGGGATAGCCGGCATTATGGTCGTGCATCTATTTGGGCTGCCGGCAGATATGCCTCGAATAATGGAGATAGCGAGCGAATACGATCTGACAGTGATAGAAGATGCTGCTCAGGCCCACGGAGCTGCCATAGACGGTAAAAAAGTGGGCTGTTTTGGGGATGCTGGTATTTTCAGCTTCTATCCGACCAAAAATATGACCACCGGTGAAGGCGGCATGCTGGTAACTTCCGACGATAAAATAGCCGAGAACGCCCGATTGTACGCAAATCACGGGCGCAGCGATCATTATCATCATGAAGTTCTGGGCTATAATTACCGCATGACCGATCTCTCCGCCGCTATAGGTCGGGAGCAGTTAAATAAACTGCCCGAATTCAATCAGGTGAGAAGAAGAAATGCTCTCTTTTTGAATCACAGGCTGCAGGATCTCGATTGGCTGAAAGTTCCCACAGCCGGGGAGAATTTTTATCATGTGTATCACCAGTACACCGTCAGGGTGCCGGCTGAAAAACGCGAGAGTATCATTAACTATCTCGAAAACAATGAGATAGGCTGCGGAATTTATTATCCGGAACCGGTTTACAATCAGCCTGTCTATAAAAAGAGAGGTTATGAAGAGGTCAGCCTGCCCGAGACCGAAGGGGCCGTGCAGGAAGTGCTTTCTCTGCCTGTTCATCCCGGAGTGGAGGATGAAGATCTTGAAGTCATAGCTTCTGCCCTTCTCTCCTATGAAAGTTGA
- a CDS encoding outer membrane beta-barrel protein has translation MRKLLTGRVFGFTLFTVLFLVMLAFLTVQPAAAGEAERVRFEDTFTLTGGLRFSDFAADDVEETVGITFTGDYGLSDRIRAGLNYEYYPADIEVNDEEHELSLHGISAVASFEIGRADPDEDEREEEAEEASNSERTRQAITAGAGYYEGTIDNGDEHDIDGEMGYRLSFRLLHNLASDVLVDAEAGYRRLDMDVPDDYTSYTDDMDLSGAFVSVSLGYQF, from the coding sequence ATGAGAAAACTCTTAACCGGCCGTGTTTTCGGTTTTACCCTTTTCACAGTTTTATTTTTGGTGATGCTGGCTTTTTTGACAGTACAGCCGGCAGCTGCCGGAGAAGCCGAAAGGGTGAGGTTTGAGGATACTTTCACTTTGACCGGTGGACTGCGATTTAGCGATTTTGCAGCTGATGATGTGGAGGAAACGGTGGGAATTACCTTCACGGGAGATTACGGTCTCAGCGACAGAATTCGGGCCGGATTGAATTACGAATACTATCCGGCGGATATCGAGGTCAACGATGAAGAACATGAGCTGAGTCTGCATGGCATCAGCGCTGTAGCTTCATTTGAGATCGGTAGAGCCGACCCCGATGAAGATGAGAGAGAAGAAGAAGCTGAAGAGGCTTCTAATTCTGAGCGTACCCGCCAGGCCATAACTGCGGGCGCCGGTTATTATGAAGGAACTATAGACAATGGGGATGAGCACGATATCGATGGCGAGATGGGTTATCGTCTCTCTTTTCGACTCCTGCATAACCTTGCCTCCGATGTTCTTGTAGATGCCGAAGCTGGTTATCGCAGACTGGATATGGACGTGCCGGATGATTATACTTCTTACACCGACGATATGGATCTCTCCGGAGCCTTTGTCAGTGTTAGTCTGGGCTATCAATTTTAA
- a CDS encoding phospho-sugar mutase yields the protein MSRYRDWFLSDYIDEETKAELESIEDNEEEIEDRFYKDLEFGTGGMRGKIGAGTNRMNKYTVRRATQGLANYLLNYFDDNEEKKSAVIAYDSRHKSREFAEEAARVLAANDIRSYIFTRISPTPELSYAVRKLGTGAGIMITASHNPPEYNGYKVYGGEGGQLVPDKARKVMAEIGEIDDFSLVNTMELDKAREQDLVEDVEEELEDSYLETVASVLPDVDLAEKSGDELSIVYTPLHGTGSRPIQKLMGKLGFSETLVVQRQAEADPDFSTVSQPNPEEEQAFTLALEVAESSDTDLIMATDPDCDRLGVMVPEHNDENFRLLSGNEIGVLMADYLLERMEDQGKIPDRGVIIKTIVTTEMILPLADEYGCEVMDVLTGFKYIGEKMNQFEEEEREFIFGFEESYGYLAGNYARDKDAVLAAALMAVLALYHQKENRIDLLTRLKELRQKYGYYKEEVRSIWMEGKRGEEKIAGALARLREEYPDEIAGSGVIRIHDYKEGQTVECESGAAEEIDLPESNVLQFRLQDDSLLTIRPSGTEPKLKVYSAVCANTEPGAQNRLEEVRESSLEMIEEILEEV from the coding sequence ATGTCCCGATATCGAGACTGGTTTTTGAGCGATTATATTGATGAAGAAACTAAAGCCGAGCTTGAGAGCATTGAGGATAATGAAGAGGAGATAGAGGATAGATTTTATAAGGATCTTGAGTTTGGCACCGGCGGTATGCGCGGCAAGATCGGCGCCGGAACCAATCGTATGAATAAATACACCGTGCGCAGAGCCACTCAGGGTCTGGCCAATTATCTGCTCAACTATTTTGATGATAATGAGGAGAAAAAGAGCGCCGTTATAGCCTACGATTCTCGCCATAAATCCCGCGAGTTCGCAGAGGAAGCAGCGCGGGTGCTGGCTGCCAACGATATCAGGTCTTATATTTTCACCCGTATCTCCCCCACTCCTGAGCTATCTTACGCCGTAAGAAAGCTGGGCACTGGAGCGGGCATTATGATCACTGCCAGTCACAATCCGCCCGAATACAACGGTTATAAAGTTTATGGCGGCGAGGGAGGTCAGCTGGTGCCTGATAAAGCCCGCAAGGTCATGGCAGAAATCGGCGAAATAGATGACTTTTCGCTGGTCAATACCATGGAGCTGGATAAAGCTAGAGAGCAAGATCTTGTGGAGGACGTAGAAGAAGAGCTGGAAGATTCCTATCTGGAAACGGTTGCTTCGGTGCTGCCCGATGTCGATCTGGCCGAAAAAAGCGGAGATGAGCTCAGCATAGTATATACACCGCTGCACGGAACAGGCAGCCGGCCCATCCAGAAGTTAATGGGAAAGCTGGGCTTTAGCGAAACTCTGGTTGTGCAGCGCCAGGCTGAAGCTGATCCGGATTTTTCTACCGTAAGCCAGCCCAATCCCGAGGAAGAACAGGCTTTTACGCTGGCGCTGGAGGTGGCTGAAAGCTCAGACACCGATCTGATCATGGCAACCGATCCTGACTGCGATCGACTGGGGGTTATGGTTCCGGAGCACAATGATGAGAATTTCCGGCTCTTAAGCGGCAACGAAATCGGAGTCCTTATGGCGGATTATCTGCTGGAAAGGATGGAGGACCAGGGTAAAATTCCTGATAGAGGAGTAATTATCAAGACGATAGTTACCACCGAGATGATTCTGCCGCTGGCCGATGAATACGGCTGTGAGGTCATGGACGTGCTGACCGGTTTTAAATATATCGGGGAGAAGATGAACCAGTTTGAAGAAGAGGAGCGCGAGTTCATTTTCGGCTTCGAAGAGAGTTACGGTTATCTGGCCGGCAATTATGCCCGCGACAAAGATGCTGTGCTTGCTGCAGCTCTGATGGCTGTGCTGGCTTTATATCATCAAAAGGAGAACAGGATCGATCTTCTGACCAGACTGAAAGAGCTGCGGCAAAAATACGGTTATTATAAAGAAGAGGTCAGGTCTATCTGGATGGAAGGCAAGCGCGGTGAAGAGAAGATAGCAGGTGCTCTGGCCAGGCTGCGAGAAGAATATCCGGATGAAATTGCCGGCAGCGGTGTTATAAGAATTCACGATTATAAAGAAGGTCAAACTGTCGAGTGCGAAAGCGGAGCGGCAGAGGAGATAGATCTGCCCGAATCAAATGTGCTGCAGTTCCGTCTGCAGGACGATTCTCTTTTGACCATCAGACCTTCAGGCACCGAACCGAAGTTGAAAGTTTATTCTGCCGTCTGCGCCAATACCGAGCCGGGAGCGCAAAATCGTCTGGAAGAAGTTCGTGAGAGTTCGCTGGAAATGATAGAAGAAATCCTCGAAGAAGTTTAA